GTCTTTTTAAATCAATTATTTTAGATTTTTAATAGTAGGATTCGTAAAAATATAAAAATCGCTTATATCGCCTAAAAACTATGTTAAATCAAAAACCGGCTAATTTTTACAATTTTTTCTTCTATATTTTTGTCTCTTTGGTCATTTTGGGCTGCGCAGCCCAGCAACAACCGCAGGGTGGCCCGCGAGACGTAACACCCCCGGTTTTGGTGAAGGCCTTGCCGGCCAACAAGACCCGCAATTTTGCCGCCAAAGAAATTAACCTGGAATTTGACGAGTTTATAAAACTGGCCAACCAGTACACCGAAATTACCATGAGCCCAACCATGGAAAAACAACCGGAGTATTCGGCTAATAAAAAACACCTGCGTATAGTTTTCAAAGACACCCTTAAAAAAAATACAACCTACGTTATCAATTTTGGAAAAGGCATCCAGGATGTAAACGAAAGTAACGTGATGAAAAATTTCACCTACGTTTTTTCAACCGGCCCCCATATCGATTCGCTGAGCATTTCGGGAACGGTTACCAATACCCTCACCAGGGAAAATGAAAAAGATGTAACGGTAATGCTTTTCCCACTGAAACAAGACTCTCTCCTGTTTGGTAAAAAGAAGCCATCCATTTTTACCACCACCGATTCATCGGGAAATTTTAGTTTAAATAATTTACATGAAGACCAGTATCGTATTTACGCGTTAAAAGAAGCAAGCCCGGATAAAATTTTTAACAACGATAATGAACTCATCGCTTTTTTAAAGAAACCCATCAATCTTAAATCCGATACAGCAAATATCAAACTAAACCTTTTTAAGCAATTCCCCGAAAAATTCCGATTCTCCGAAAAACGATTTGACGTTGATGGAAAAATGTTGCTGGTATTTAATAAGGCTTTGCAAAACCCATCGCTAAAAATAATTTACCCGGCAGATATCAATAACCAGAAGTTTGTAGAATTTAGTAAAACTAAAGATACCGCATCGGTATTTGTAAAATACATGAACTTCGATTCCATCCGGGTAGCCGTTTATGATAACAATAAACCGGTTGACACAACCTACCTGCTAAAACAGAAAAAAGAAAACTTCGTCCGGGTATTCAACTTCAAATACAATATATCCAACGATAAGCTTAAACCAGGTACCGATCTTAAAATTACCAGCAACCTGCCCGTAGATGCTATTGACAATTCTCAGATCACGCTGAAGGAAGATTCTATCGGGCTGGGCTCATCCGATTATACTTTACAAAAAGATACCGGAAATGTTAAGAGCTTAACACTTAAATACCGCTGGCGGCAAAACGCCAAATACGAGCTTATTTTTAACCCCGGCGCATTTACGGATATATATGGTGACAAAAATAAATACGCTTCAAAAAAATTCCAGCCTGATAAGCCCGAAAACTATAGTTCGCTTACGTTGAAAGTTACATTGCCCGATACCTCAAAAGCCTATGTTATTGAGTTGCTTAATGATCAAAAAGTTGTATTAGAGACAACCCCCATAAGGCGAAGCGGGCCTGTTGCCTATAAAACTATTTTAACCGGCAAATACTTCATCAGGGTAATTTACGACGAAAATAAAAATGGCCGTTGGGATAGTGGTAACGTGCACTTAAAAAAGCAACCCGAAAATACCTGGGTAAACGAAAAAGAAATTACCCTGAGGCCCAACTGGGAGGCCGAGGAACCTATTGTAGTGCCCAAGGAGCCACTTACTCCATAAACCAACCCGAATACATGATATAGTTTTTTGGAAGCTGCTTAAGCAGCTCTATTTGCTGATCTGTTAAAGGCTTTATTTTTTTTGCAGGCATACCGGCATATAAAAAACCCGATTCGCAAACCGTATTTTCCAATACTACCGCGCCGGCAGCAATGATCACAAACTGGTTAACAACCGCATGATCCATTACGATAGCGCCCATGCCCACCAGGGTATGGTCATGCAGCGTACAGCCATGCACCAGGGCGTTGTGGCCGATAGATACATTACTTCCAATATTTGTAGGCGCCCTTAAATAGGTAGCATGTATCACCGCGCCATCCTGGATATTGGTATTGTCCCCTATCCTGATATAATGCACATCGCCCCGGATAACCGCATTAAACCAAACCGAACAATTACTGCCAATAACTACATCGCCAACAATGGTAGCGTTTTCGGCGATGAAACAATCTTCGCCCCAGATTGGGCTTTTATCTTTTACAGGTAATATCAGCGGCATAATTTAAAAAATTAGTGAATTAGCGATTTGGTGAATTAGTGATTTAAATTTTATTTATGTTTGAGGACAAATTTAAGCGGAAATAGCTCAGCTGGTAGAGCATCAGTTTCCCAAACTGAAGGCCGCGGGTTCGAATCCCGTTTTCCGCTCTTATAGCTTCATAACGGCGTTACCACTGCTGATAGAAGCGATGGTCGGGCTCATTGCTCATACTGCACAGGCCTTAGCCACAATTGGCCGGTATCCGTGACGATCCCTAACGCAGAAATATTTCTTAAAATAAAGTTATTCTTTATTCCTGTTAAGTATCCATTTTTCATAAGCTTCATCGCCCATCAAGTCGAAATTTGGCAATTCTCCATAGTTCACCCTTTGGAAGAAACCGTAGTTCTGCTTCCAATGGCTGTCTTCAATATTTTCTATCCAAGAATCATATCCAAATGATTTCCAATCAGCCGTTTCATCCGGATTTATTTTCTTAAAAAGCATAGCCGAAATTTGATTACCCCAAGCTAAAGCATCTGCCTCGGATTCCGCAGTTATAAAAATTCCTGTAGATGATTCATAATCCTCCATCAATCCCTTATTCCATCTATGATAACTTTCAGTATCGTGATACATGATACCTACCAAATACACTGACATAAGCCGAGTCATATTACCAAAACTTCCACCACTTTTTTTCATCCATTATCTTATCCCCAACACTAATTTCTCCAAAAATTGGTGAAATCAAAAAATCAGTGTAATCCCAAATCATAACCCCAGCCTCGCCGATATCTCCAGCATCCTCTCAATCGGCTTCACTGCTTTTTCAATAATATGCTCAGGTACGGTAACCTCTGGTAATCCATTCTTTAAACACAGGTACAATTTTTCCAGTGTGTTGCGTTTCATGTGCGGGCAATCGTTGCAGGCACAGCTGTTGTTTGGTGGCGCCGGGATGAATATCTTATCCGGGTTCTCTTTTTGCATCTGGTGCAGTATTCCGGCCTCTGTAGCCACTATAAACTCTTTTTCGGGGCGAGTACCCGCGTACTTTAAAATACCCGTTGTAGAGCCTATATAGTCGGCCATTTGCAATATCACTTCTTCACATTCGGGATGCGCCAACAGCTTTGCGCCGGGGTGCCTTTCCTTCAGTTTGGTTATCTTTTCGCGGCTGAAAATTTCATGCACCATGCAGGCCCCGTTCCACAATACCAGGTCGCGGCCTGTTTTTTTGGCTACGTACGCGCCAAGGTTTTTATCGGGGCCGAAGATGATCTTCTGATCTTTCGGCAAGCTTTCTACAATCTGCACTGCGTTGCTCGATGTACACACAATATCGCTTAAAGCTTTCAGTTCTGCAGTACAGTTTACGTAGGTGATCACCAGGTGATCCGGATAGTTTTCTTTAAACTTTTTAAATAAATGTGGAGGGCAACTATCTGCTAATGAGCATCCTGCCTTTACGTCGGGTAGTAATACCTTCTTTGCAGGCGAAAGTATTTTGGCAGTCTCGGCCATAAAATGTACCCCGGCAAAAACGATAACGTCGGCATCGGTTTTGGCAGCCTGCTGCGATAGCCCAAGGCTATCGCCAATATAATCTGCAATATCCTGTATATCGGGATCCTGGTAGTAATGGGCCAAAATGACGGCATTTTTTTCCTTTTTGAGTTTTTCAATTTCATCAAACAAGTCAAGGGTTGGGTCGATGTATTCGTCCACAAATCCTGTCACATTTATTTCTTCGAAGATATCCATTTCAACAAATCAATTAATAACAACTAATTTTATATATAAATAAAACTATTGTTTGTTATGGTGTTAGTTATGTGCAAAAGTCATTTAAAAAAATGCTATAAAAGTTATTTTTCACTTTTTATTAACAGTTTTCCACAGGTTTTTATTTTCTATTGAGTTGATCCTGTGATTTGTATGACAATCAAATATTAATTTAAAAAGTTATTTGTTAATAATTAGGTAACCTGTAAAATGTTAGCTTTAGTGTTTAAACTGCGCAAAAGTCGCTGAAAATTTTTTCACTTTCAGCATCAAAAATGGAGTTCTCCACACTTTGATTATTTGTTAGCTATTTGTTTACACGAAATTAACATCTTTTATACCCGTTATTAACACAAAGTGTACTTTTACACATATATACATAAAATATGACCCGAAATGTTGATTTTCTGATCGTAGGATCAGGCATCGCCGGATTAAGTTTTGCCCTTAAGGCAGCCAAACACGGTAAGGTGCTGATAGTTACAAAATCAAACGAAGACGAATCGAACACTAAGTATGCCCAGGGCGGTGTAGCAGTAGTTGTTGATAAAAAGGAAGATTCTTTTGAAAAACACATCGAAGACACCTTAATAAGCGGCGACGGCCTTTGCGACCGCGAAGTTGTAGAAGCCGTTGTTAAAGAAGGCCCCGAGCGGATTAACGAAATTATTGATTACGGAACCAATTTTGACAAGACCAACGAAGGCTTTTACGACCTGGCAAAAGAGGGCGGCCACTCCGAATTCAGGGTACTGCATTACAAGGATGTAACCGGGCTGGAAATTGAACGGTCGTTATTAGAAGAGATCCACAAAAATCCGAATATCGAGATCCTGACACATTATTTTGCTGTAGACCTGATTACCCAACACCATTTGGGCGAATTGGTAGGTAAATCGAGTACCGATATTACGTGTTACGGTATTTACGCTT
The genomic region above belongs to Mucilaginibacter sp. KACC 22773 and contains:
- a CDS encoding Ig-like domain-containing protein, with amino-acid sequence MLNQKPANFYNFFFYIFVSLVILGCAAQQQPQGGPRDVTPPVLVKALPANKTRNFAAKEINLEFDEFIKLANQYTEITMSPTMEKQPEYSANKKHLRIVFKDTLKKNTTYVINFGKGIQDVNESNVMKNFTYVFSTGPHIDSLSISGTVTNTLTRENEKDVTVMLFPLKQDSLLFGKKKPSIFTTTDSSGNFSLNNLHEDQYRIYALKEASPDKIFNNDNELIAFLKKPINLKSDTANIKLNLFKQFPEKFRFSEKRFDVDGKMLLVFNKALQNPSLKIIYPADINNQKFVEFSKTKDTASVFVKYMNFDSIRVAVYDNNKPVDTTYLLKQKKENFVRVFNFKYNISNDKLKPGTDLKITSNLPVDAIDNSQITLKEDSIGLGSSDYTLQKDTGNVKSLTLKYRWRQNAKYELIFNPGAFTDIYGDKNKYASKKFQPDKPENYSSLTLKVTLPDTSKAYVIELLNDQKVVLETTPIRRSGPVAYKTILTGKYFIRVIYDENKNGRWDSGNVHLKKQPENTWVNEKEITLRPNWEAEEPIVVPKEPLTP
- a CDS encoding gamma carbonic anhydrase family protein is translated as MPLILPVKDKSPIWGEDCFIAENATIVGDVVIGSNCSVWFNAVIRGDVHYIRIGDNTNIQDGAVIHATYLRAPTNIGSNVSIGHNALVHGCTLHDHTLVGMGAIVMDHAVVNQFVIIAAGAVVLENTVCESGFLYAGMPAKKIKPLTDQQIELLKQLPKNYIMYSGWFME
- the nadA gene encoding quinolinate synthase NadA, whose translation is MDIFEEINVTGFVDEYIDPTLDLFDEIEKLKKEKNAVILAHYYQDPDIQDIADYIGDSLGLSQQAAKTDADVIVFAGVHFMAETAKILSPAKKVLLPDVKAGCSLADSCPPHLFKKFKENYPDHLVITYVNCTAELKALSDIVCTSSNAVQIVESLPKDQKIIFGPDKNLGAYVAKKTGRDLVLWNGACMVHEIFSREKITKLKERHPGAKLLAHPECEEVILQMADYIGSTTGILKYAGTRPEKEFIVATEAGILHQMQKENPDKIFIPAPPNNSCACNDCPHMKRNTLEKLYLCLKNGLPEVTVPEHIIEKAVKPIERMLEISARLGL